Proteins co-encoded in one Stenotrophomonas maltophilia genomic window:
- the purE gene encoding 5-(carboxyamino)imidazole ribonucleotide mutase produces the protein MTPNPIAPLVGIVMGSRSDWETMQHAAQKLEALGVPFEVKVVSAHRTPDVLFSYAEHAGPRGLRAIIAGAGGAAHLPGMIAAKTAVPVLGVPVQSKALNGMDSLLSIVQMPAGIPVATFAIGNAGASNAALFAAAMLASDQPAIGQALDGFRARQTEDVMAHDDPRQ, from the coding sequence ATGACCCCCAACCCGATCGCGCCGCTTGTCGGCATCGTCATGGGTTCCCGTTCCGACTGGGAAACCATGCAGCACGCCGCCCAGAAGCTTGAAGCCCTGGGTGTTCCGTTCGAAGTGAAGGTGGTGTCCGCGCATCGGACGCCGGATGTGTTGTTCAGCTACGCCGAGCACGCGGGCCCGCGCGGCCTGCGCGCGATCATCGCCGGTGCCGGCGGGGCCGCGCACCTGCCGGGCATGATCGCCGCCAAGACCGCCGTGCCGGTGCTGGGCGTGCCGGTGCAGTCCAAGGCCCTCAACGGCATGGACTCGCTGCTGTCGATCGTGCAGATGCCGGCCGGCATCCCGGTCGCGACCTTCGCCATCGGCAATGCCGGCGCGTCCAACGCCGCGCTGTTCGCCGCGGCGATGCTGGCCAGCGACCAGCCGGCGATCGGCCAGGCGCTCGATGGCTTCCGTGCGCGCCAGACCGAAGACGTGATGGCTCACGACGATCCGCGCCAATGA
- a CDS encoding superoxide dismutase, which translates to MPVELPALPYLSGSLQPHLSAQTVELHHGRHHRAHVDAVNAAILGTEWEEAPLEDIVRHSQGALFDAAAQAWNHGFYWQCLRPRGGGEPQGRLGELIKRQFGDLQRLREEFNRTALSLFGSGWVWLVQHPGGQLGIQATRNAGTPLTGESTPLLGCNLWEHAYYTDYQNDRARYLDAFWQLANWEFAESQLR; encoded by the coding sequence ATGCCCGTCGAATTGCCCGCCCTGCCCTACCTCTCCGGCTCCCTGCAGCCGCACCTGTCCGCCCAGACCGTGGAGCTGCACCACGGCCGGCATCACCGCGCCCATGTCGATGCGGTCAATGCCGCCATCCTCGGCACGGAATGGGAAGAAGCCCCCCTGGAAGACATCGTCCGCCACAGCCAGGGCGCGCTGTTCGACGCAGCGGCGCAGGCCTGGAACCATGGCTTCTACTGGCAATGCCTGCGCCCGCGGGGCGGCGGCGAGCCGCAGGGCCGCCTCGGCGAGCTGATCAAGCGCCAGTTCGGCGACCTGCAGCGACTGCGCGAAGAGTTCAACCGCACCGCACTGAGCCTGTTCGGCTCCGGCTGGGTATGGCTGGTGCAGCACCCGGGCGGGCAGCTGGGCATCCAGGCGACCCGCAATGCAGGCACCCCACTGACCGGCGAAAGCACGCCACTGCTGGGCTGCAATCTGTGGGAACACGCCTACTACACCGACTACCAGAACGACCGCGCGCGTTATCTGGACGCGTTCTGGCAACTGGCCAACTGGGAATTCGCAGAGAGCCAGCTGCGCTGA
- a CDS encoding TonB-dependent receptor produces the protein MSKLTLGLVAALAAAPAFAQSTSAGVGGQVVTRGGQPVAGAEVTITHTESGTVSRATTDAAGRYNARGLRVGGPYSITITKPGEGTKTEDGVYLGVNQTGTINATLTGDLTGATNLDTVQVTAVGGGSEVFSATKMGSGTNISQQQIEVAPSIGGNIQDLMRLDPRVTFIDRASGSISAGGQNPRFNSINIDGVSASDTFGLEGNNMPTRRQPVAMEAIEALDINLSNYDVSIAAAAGATVNAVTKSGTNEFHGSVYGTYRDGDWFGDNPEGQPFKGFTKEKTYGMTLGGPLVKDKLFFFANYEKFEQAAPGADISGTALGKANANFNAADVARAQQIARDVYGFEAGGTESNGDTTMEEYALKLDWNISDNHRANIRYSKIDQSKLRINGMNSTSAASLSSYWYQQGKTNESYVAQLFSDWTDTFSTELKASYREFSSIRDVPTNAPSIRIYFPRNATTPQGDSLYLGTEANSQDNILKTKAWNYYAAATWTLGDHDLKFGASYDTNDIYNYFGANSWGTYTFYGLDNFQNGVWQTYLYNKENQPGSIAADYKFSNLALFVQDTWYVNSNLTLTMGVRADRPDTSPSPTFNQKALNAFGYDNSKVFGGSFLIQPRLGFNYTFDTERPTQLRGGVGLFQGDAPQVWLSNSYSTTGFNYTTYNLTRYNGQQFNADKDNQPVPSTPGLARQNVSFVGKDFKLPSIYKANIALDHELPWYGIVASAELLVTKVKDGLYYQHLNLGQGRQVGADGRVNYYNPAADGRLWATGDVRNRANGDFDAVYLINNTDKGRTSQATFSLAKPWSNDSDWSWNIGYTYTDAKEVGSLTSSTAGSGWGYQYAFDANADQLTTSRYQIRDRLSGSLNWKHKFFGDYETKVGLVYEGRSGRPFSYIYANDANGDGRSGNDLFYVPQRGEVLFGALNASGQFVADADMEKKFFAWLAQNPQLEKYAGSVAPANGFRTGWINTFDVRISQQLPGFMKGHKSEIWVDIQNVGNMLNKKWGNIYDYGFYANSRVATLQGLYQGKYVYNFTGADTPSVANQDADGFDAGVSQWSLQLGFRYQF, from the coding sequence ATGTCCAAGCTTACCCTTGGTCTCGTGGCTGCACTTGCTGCCGCTCCCGCCTTCGCCCAGAGCACCTCTGCCGGTGTCGGCGGCCAGGTCGTGACCCGCGGCGGCCAGCCCGTCGCTGGCGCTGAAGTCACCATCACCCATACCGAGTCGGGCACCGTTTCGCGTGCGACCACCGATGCGGCCGGTCGATACAACGCGCGCGGCCTGCGCGTGGGTGGTCCGTACAGCATCACCATCACCAAGCCGGGTGAAGGCACCAAGACCGAAGATGGCGTCTACCTGGGCGTGAACCAGACCGGCACCATCAACGCGACGCTGACCGGCGATCTGACCGGCGCGACCAACCTGGACACCGTGCAGGTCACCGCTGTCGGCGGCGGCTCGGAAGTGTTCAGCGCCACCAAGATGGGCTCGGGCACCAACATCAGCCAGCAGCAGATCGAAGTTGCGCCGTCCATCGGCGGCAACATCCAGGATCTGATGCGCCTGGATCCGCGCGTGACCTTCATCGATCGCGCCTCGGGCTCGATCTCGGCCGGCGGCCAGAACCCGCGCTTCAACTCGATCAACATCGACGGCGTGTCGGCCAGCGACACCTTCGGCCTGGAAGGCAACAACATGCCGACCCGCCGTCAGCCGGTCGCGATGGAAGCCATCGAAGCGCTGGACATCAACCTGTCCAACTACGACGTCAGCATCGCTGCTGCCGCCGGCGCCACCGTCAACGCGGTGACCAAGTCGGGTACCAATGAATTCCACGGTTCGGTGTACGGCACCTACCGTGATGGCGACTGGTTCGGCGACAACCCGGAAGGCCAGCCGTTCAAGGGCTTCACCAAGGAAAAGACCTACGGCATGACCCTGGGTGGTCCGCTGGTCAAGGACAAGCTGTTCTTCTTCGCCAACTACGAGAAGTTCGAGCAGGCCGCTCCGGGCGCCGACATCTCCGGCACCGCGCTGGGCAAGGCCAATGCCAACTTCAACGCCGCTGATGTGGCGCGCGCGCAGCAGATTGCCCGGGACGTCTACGGCTTCGAGGCCGGCGGCACCGAGAGCAACGGCGACACCACCATGGAAGAGTACGCGCTGAAGCTGGACTGGAACATCAGCGACAACCACCGTGCCAACATCCGCTACAGCAAGATCGACCAGAGCAAGCTGCGCATCAATGGCATGAACTCGACTTCGGCCGCGTCGCTGAGCTCGTACTGGTACCAGCAGGGCAAGACCAACGAGAGCTACGTCGCGCAGCTGTTCAGCGACTGGACCGACACCTTCTCGACCGAGCTGAAGGCCTCGTACCGCGAGTTCTCCTCGATCCGTGACGTGCCGACGAATGCCCCGAGCATCCGTATCTACTTCCCGCGTAATGCCACCACCCCGCAGGGTGACTCGCTGTACCTGGGTACGGAAGCCAACTCGCAGGACAACATCCTGAAGACCAAGGCGTGGAACTATTACGCCGCAGCGACCTGGACCCTGGGCGACCACGACCTGAAGTTCGGTGCCTCCTACGACACCAACGACATCTACAACTACTTCGGCGCCAACTCGTGGGGCACCTACACCTTCTACGGCCTGGACAACTTCCAGAACGGTGTCTGGCAGACCTACCTGTACAACAAGGAAAACCAGCCGGGTTCGATCGCTGCTGACTACAAGTTCAGCAACCTGGCGCTGTTCGTGCAGGACACCTGGTATGTCAACAGCAACCTGACCCTGACCATGGGCGTGCGCGCTGACCGTCCGGACACCAGCCCGTCGCCGACCTTCAACCAGAAGGCGCTGAACGCCTTCGGCTATGACAACAGCAAGGTGTTTGGTGGCAGCTTCCTGATCCAGCCGCGCCTGGGCTTCAACTACACCTTCGACACCGAGCGTCCGACCCAGCTGCGCGGCGGCGTGGGCCTGTTCCAGGGTGACGCTCCGCAGGTGTGGCTGAGCAACAGCTACTCCACCACTGGCTTCAACTACACCACCTACAACCTCACCCGTTACAACGGGCAGCAGTTCAACGCGGACAAGGACAACCAGCCGGTCCCGTCCACCCCGGGTCTGGCGCGCCAGAACGTCAGCTTCGTCGGCAAGGACTTCAAGCTGCCGTCGATCTACAAGGCCAACATCGCGCTGGATCACGAACTGCCGTGGTACGGCATCGTGGCGTCGGCTGAACTGCTGGTCACCAAGGTCAAGGACGGTCTGTACTACCAGCACCTGAACCTGGGCCAGGGTCGCCAGGTCGGTGCCGACGGTCGCGTCAACTACTACAACCCGGCTGCCGACGGCCGCCTGTGGGCCACCGGTGACGTGCGCAACCGCGCCAACGGTGACTTCGACGCGGTTTACCTGATCAACAACACCGACAAGGGTCGCACCTCGCAGGCCACCTTCTCGCTGGCCAAGCCGTGGAGCAATGACAGCGACTGGTCCTGGAACATCGGCTACACCTATACCGATGCCAAGGAAGTGGGTTCGCTGACCAGCTCCACCGCCGGTTCCGGCTGGGGCTACCAGTACGCCTTCGACGCCAACGCCGATCAGCTGACCACCTCGCGTTACCAGATCCGTGACCGCCTGTCGGGCTCGCTGAACTGGAAGCACAAGTTCTTCGGCGACTACGAAACCAAGGTGGGCCTGGTGTATGAAGGCCGCAGCGGTCGTCCGTTCAGCTACATCTATGCCAACGATGCCAATGGCGATGGCCGTTCGGGCAATGACCTGTTCTACGTGCCGCAGCGCGGTGAAGTGCTGTTCGGCGCGCTGAACGCCAGTGGCCAGTTCGTTGCCGATGCTGACATGGAGAAGAAGTTCTTCGCCTGGCTGGCACAGAACCCGCAGCTGGAGAAGTACGCTGGCAGCGTGGCACCGGCCAACGGTTTCCGTACCGGCTGGATCAACACCTTCGACGTGCGCATCAGCCAGCAGCTGCCGGGCTTCATGAAGGGGCACAAGTCGGAGATCTGGGTCGACATCCAGAACGTCGGCAACATGCTGAACAAGAAGTGGGGCAACATCTACGACTACGGCTTCTACGCCAACAGCCGTGTTGCGACCCTGCAGGGTCTGTACCAGGGCAAGTACGTGTACAACTTCACCGGCGCGGACACCCCGAGCGTGGCCAACCAGGATGCCGACGGCTTCGATGCCGGTGTCTCGCAGTGGTCGCTGCAGCTGGGCTTCCGCTACCAGTTCTGA
- a CDS encoding Trm112 family protein, whose protein sequence is MDRKLLDLLVSPDTRQPLSLLDGKGLEALNKAISAGAVNKADGNPLAQPLREALVTRDRKQVFRVDDGIPVLLAEEAIPTAQIADFPAA, encoded by the coding sequence ATGGATCGCAAGCTGCTCGACCTGCTGGTGTCGCCGGACACCCGCCAGCCCCTGTCCCTGCTGGATGGCAAGGGCCTGGAAGCCCTCAACAAGGCCATTTCCGCCGGCGCGGTGAACAAGGCCGATGGCAACCCGCTGGCGCAGCCGCTGCGCGAGGCGCTGGTCACCCGCGACCGCAAGCAGGTGTTCCGCGTCGACGACGGCATCCCGGTGCTGCTGGCCGAGGAAGCCATCCCGACCGCGCAGATCGCCGACTTCCCGGCCGCATGA
- a CDS encoding SDR family NAD(P)-dependent oxidoreductase: MSAKPSTSPTEGALDGRPLQDRVVLVAGAGGGLGSAAAVAAAAAGATVVLLGRKPRRLDRVYAQVQAAGPEPLLYPLDLEGAGPDDYAELAQALQRELGRLDGVLVCAAHFPGLTPFELADPASFARALHVTLTAPAWLAQACLPLLRQREDAALVFAVDAPERVGQAYWGGYGVAQHGLRGLIGSLHDELGRSPVRVSGLYPGPLRTALRARAYSVDQDPAAQGPEAAAAAAVTLLSGAGGAWRGQILDASGDPAAV; encoded by the coding sequence ATGAGTGCCAAGCCATCGACGTCACCGACGGAGGGGGCGCTCGATGGCCGCCCGTTGCAGGACCGTGTGGTGCTGGTGGCCGGCGCCGGCGGCGGCCTGGGCAGCGCTGCGGCGGTCGCGGCCGCCGCAGCCGGCGCGACCGTGGTGCTGCTGGGGCGCAAGCCGCGCCGGCTGGATCGCGTCTATGCCCAGGTCCAGGCCGCTGGCCCCGAACCCCTGCTGTACCCGCTGGACCTGGAAGGGGCCGGACCCGATGACTATGCCGAGCTGGCCCAGGCCCTGCAGCGTGAGCTGGGGCGGCTGGACGGCGTGCTGGTCTGTGCCGCCCATTTCCCGGGGTTGACGCCGTTCGAACTGGCCGATCCGGCCAGCTTCGCCCGTGCCCTCCATGTCACCCTGACCGCCCCGGCCTGGCTGGCGCAGGCCTGCCTGCCGCTGCTGCGGCAGCGCGAGGATGCGGCCCTGGTGTTCGCGGTGGATGCGCCCGAACGGGTCGGGCAGGCCTACTGGGGCGGCTACGGCGTGGCCCAGCACGGCCTGCGCGGGTTGATCGGCAGCCTGCATGACGAACTCGGGCGCAGCCCGGTGCGGGTCAGTGGCCTCTATCCCGGCCCCCTGCGCACGGCCCTGCGGGCCCGCGCCTACTCGGTCGACCAGGATCCGGCTGCGCAAGGCCCGGAGGCCGCCGCAGCGGCGGCTGTGACCCTGCTGTCCGGCGCCGGTGGCGCCTGGCGGGGGCAGATCCTCGATGCCAGCGGTGACCCGGCCGCTGTGTGA
- the nadC gene encoding carboxylating nicotinate-nucleotide diphosphorylase, whose translation MSTHPAPDAAVVAADVARALAEDLGSGDVTAALLPDQADSAYLLCKQDAVIAGRPWFDATHRALDPEVRIEWRVAEGDTVTAGTVLALLHGRSRSLVSAERTSLNFLQTLSGTATTTARYVAAVAGTGTRILDTRKTLPGLRLAQKYAVRCGGGENHRFGLYDTVMLKENHIRAAGSLAAAVAAARRQWPALPLVVEVEDLAQLRQALEAGCERILLDDFSPDLRREAVRITAGRIPLEVSGSVGLGGLRSIAEDGVDCISIGGLTKHVQAIDLSLKLGPTPG comes from the coding sequence ATGAGCACGCATCCGGCGCCGGATGCGGCCGTGGTCGCCGCCGATGTCGCGCGCGCGCTGGCCGAGGATCTGGGCAGTGGCGACGTCACCGCCGCCCTGCTGCCCGACCAGGCCGACAGCGCCTATCTGCTGTGCAAGCAGGACGCGGTGATCGCCGGTCGCCCCTGGTTTGACGCCACCCACCGCGCGCTCGATCCGGAGGTGCGCATCGAGTGGCGCGTTGCCGAGGGCGACACGGTCACCGCCGGCACCGTGCTGGCCCTGCTGCACGGGCGCAGCCGCAGCCTGGTCAGTGCCGAGCGCACCTCGCTGAACTTCCTGCAGACCCTGTCCGGCACCGCCACCACCACCGCCCGCTACGTGGCCGCGGTGGCCGGCACCGGCACGCGTATCCTCGACACCCGCAAGACCCTGCCCGGCCTGCGCCTGGCGCAGAAATACGCGGTGCGGTGCGGCGGCGGCGAGAACCACCGCTTCGGCCTGTACGACACGGTGATGCTGAAGGAGAACCACATCCGCGCCGCCGGTTCGCTGGCGGCGGCGGTGGCTGCCGCGCGCCGCCAATGGCCGGCATTGCCGCTGGTGGTCGAAGTGGAAGATCTGGCGCAGCTGCGGCAGGCGCTGGAAGCCGGCTGCGAGCGCATCCTGCTGGATGACTTCAGCCCGGATCTGCGCCGCGAGGCAGTACGCATCACCGCCGGCCGCATCCCGCTGGAGGTGTCCGGCAGCGTGGGCCTGGGCGGGCTGCGTTCGATTGCCGAGGATGGCGTGGACTGCATTTCCATTGGTGGCCTGACCAAGCATGTGCAGGCCATTGATCTGTCGTTGAAGCTGGGCCCGACGCCGGGTTGA
- a CDS encoding carboxymuconolactone decarboxylase family protein produces the protein MLDWNAYRKELKGRIGEIGKLSPDTLKGYATLSNAGAQTNHLDAKTRELIALAVAVTTRCDGCITVHVDAALKQGASREEIAEALGVAVSLNAGAALVYSARVMDAVAAHENA, from the coding sequence ATGCTTGACTGGAATGCCTACCGCAAGGAACTGAAGGGCCGCATCGGCGAGATCGGCAAACTCTCGCCGGATACGCTCAAGGGCTATGCCACCCTGTCCAACGCGGGTGCCCAGACCAATCACCTTGATGCCAAGACCCGTGAACTGATCGCGCTGGCGGTGGCGGTGACCACCCGCTGCGATGGCTGCATCACCGTGCACGTGGATGCGGCGTTGAAGCAGGGCGCCAGCCGCGAGGAAATCGCAGAAGCGTTGGGTGTGGCGGTATCGCTCAATGCCGGTGCGGCGCTGGTGTATTCGGCGCGGGTGATGGACGCGGTGGCGGCGCACGAGAACGCGTGA
- a CDS encoding DUF2272 domain-containing protein has product MRRMLLPVCLLLAGAPLSAAAAEACDVPPRFGLSPLAVAIRNTACNEHRLWFRPFIDRDGRAASLSVTEAESDHLADNGLIAWRRVAGYWRDSGTLNAMGSIAGASSCLAPLGTRYTDSDCRAFLVDNPWSAAFISWVMVRAGVPGFNTSPRHIDYIRAAYQAGPSGVPYRLVDPATAKPAPGDLLCFLRDRSTTLSYSGLVQALGNGSVGHWKSHCEVVVAANLGGDQTLYLVGGNVMNTVAMRLLQLDRTGLIQLPPARERNSTGIDPSCTPGREDECSFNRQDWAALLQLTATAPLLTPSSGATPVQPAPTPQPVVVPPQPTR; this is encoded by the coding sequence ATGCGCCGGATGCTCTTGCCTGTCTGCCTGCTGCTGGCTGGCGCGCCGTTGTCCGCTGCCGCCGCAGAAGCCTGCGACGTGCCGCCCCGCTTCGGCCTGAGCCCGTTGGCGGTGGCCATCCGCAACACCGCCTGCAACGAACACCGGCTGTGGTTCCGCCCCTTCATCGATCGCGATGGCCGCGCCGCCAGCCTCAGCGTCACCGAAGCCGAAAGCGATCATCTGGCCGACAACGGCCTGATCGCCTGGCGACGCGTTGCCGGCTACTGGCGTGACAGCGGCACGCTCAATGCAATGGGCAGCATCGCCGGCGCCAGCAGTTGCCTGGCGCCCTTGGGCACGCGCTACACCGACAGCGACTGCCGCGCGTTCCTGGTCGACAACCCGTGGTCGGCAGCGTTCATTTCCTGGGTGATGGTCCGCGCGGGTGTGCCGGGTTTCAACACCTCGCCACGCCACATCGATTACATCCGCGCCGCCTATCAGGCGGGCCCTTCGGGCGTGCCGTATCGGCTGGTCGACCCGGCCACGGCCAAGCCGGCGCCGGGTGACCTGCTGTGCTTCCTGCGCGACCGCAGTACCACCCTGAGCTACAGCGGCCTGGTGCAGGCGCTGGGCAACGGCTCGGTGGGCCACTGGAAATCTCACTGCGAGGTGGTGGTGGCCGCCAATCTCGGCGGCGACCAGACCCTGTATCTGGTCGGCGGCAACGTGATGAACACCGTGGCGATGCGGCTGCTGCAGCTGGACCGCACCGGGCTGATCCAGTTGCCGCCGGCACGCGAGCGCAACAGCACCGGCATCGATCCCAGCTGCACGCCGGGCCGCGAGGACGAGTGCAGTTTCAACCGCCAGGACTGGGCAGCGCTGCTGCAGCTGACGGCAACGGCGCCGCTGCTGACGCCGTCATCGGGCGCCACACCGGTGCAGCCGGCTCCAACGCCGCAACCTGTGGTCGTTCCGCCGCAACCAACGCGGTGA
- a CDS encoding ClpXP protease specificity-enhancing factor — MTEDFFHMTSHRPYLLRALVEWINDNQLTPHILVDAGVPGVQVPPSAVKDGRVVLNIAERAVVRLMIDNEMVSFSARFSGTSYPVQVPISAVLAVYARETGQGMALPDDIPGNETAPTSDELLHDDSTPPDDTPPSSPPPKGRPTLRVVK; from the coding sequence ATGACCGAAGACTTCTTCCACATGACCAGCCACCGCCCGTACCTGCTGCGGGCGCTGGTGGAATGGATCAACGACAACCAGCTGACCCCGCACATCCTGGTCGACGCTGGCGTTCCCGGCGTACAGGTGCCGCCTTCGGCGGTGAAGGATGGCCGGGTTGTGCTCAACATCGCCGAACGTGCCGTCGTGCGGCTGATGATCGACAACGAGATGGTGAGCTTCTCGGCGCGCTTCTCCGGTACCAGCTACCCGGTGCAGGTGCCGATCAGCGCCGTGCTGGCTGTCTACGCCCGTGAGACCGGGCAGGGCATGGCACTGCCGGATGACATTCCGGGCAACGAGACTGCGCCGACCAGTGACGAGCTGCTGCATGACGACAGCACGCCGCCGGACGATACGCCGCCGTCCAGCCCGCCGCCGAAGGGGCGCCCGACCCTGCGCGTGGTCAAATAA
- a CDS encoding 5-(carboxyamino)imidazole ribonucleotide synthase — translation MSLTVGILGGGQLARMMVLAGAPLGLRFELYDPAADACSGPLAPLTVAAFDDRQALADFAAKVDVVTFDFENVPADSAQWLAEQVPVYPPPSALAVAQDRLSEKTLFQQLGIPLPAFADIRSRDELAAKAAEFGLPCILKTRRLGYDGKGQFRLRSTADIDAAWEALGAQVERTGLILEGFVAFQREVSVVAVRGRDGSFLAWPVTGNWHVDGVLSASVAPAVLSAAEHDAAVGYARRVAEHLQYVGVFALELFCRDGELLANEMAPRVHNSGHWTIEGSETSQFENHLRAVLGLPLGSTRMLGHACMLNWLGAMPDPLPVLGQASGHWHDYGKQPREGRKVGHATLRDDDAAALADALEQVGLELDRQAQVAPAVHALRHR, via the coding sequence ATGAGTCTGACCGTCGGCATTCTGGGCGGCGGCCAGCTCGCCCGCATGATGGTACTGGCCGGTGCACCGCTGGGGCTGCGCTTTGAGCTGTACGACCCGGCCGCTGACGCCTGCAGCGGGCCGCTGGCCCCGCTCACCGTCGCCGCCTTCGACGACCGCCAGGCGCTGGCAGATTTCGCCGCCAAGGTGGATGTGGTCACCTTCGATTTCGAGAACGTGCCGGCCGACAGTGCGCAGTGGCTGGCCGAACAGGTGCCGGTCTACCCGCCGCCGTCGGCGCTGGCCGTGGCCCAGGACCGGTTGAGCGAGAAGACCCTGTTCCAGCAGTTGGGCATTCCACTGCCCGCCTTCGCCGATATCCGCAGCCGTGACGAACTGGCCGCCAAGGCCGCCGAGTTTGGCCTGCCGTGCATCCTCAAGACCCGCCGCCTGGGCTATGACGGCAAGGGCCAGTTCCGCCTGCGCAGCACGGCCGACATCGACGCCGCATGGGAGGCGCTCGGAGCCCAGGTCGAGCGCACCGGGCTGATCCTGGAAGGCTTTGTCGCCTTCCAGCGCGAAGTCAGCGTGGTCGCCGTGCGTGGCCGTGATGGCAGCTTCCTGGCCTGGCCGGTGACCGGCAACTGGCATGTCGACGGCGTGCTGTCGGCCAGCGTGGCGCCGGCGGTGCTGTCCGCCGCCGAGCACGACGCCGCGGTCGGCTATGCGCGTCGCGTCGCCGAGCATCTGCAGTATGTCGGCGTGTTCGCGCTGGAGCTGTTCTGCCGTGATGGCGAACTGCTGGCCAACGAGATGGCGCCGCGCGTGCACAACTCCGGCCATTGGACCATCGAAGGCAGCGAGACCTCGCAGTTCGAGAACCATCTGCGCGCCGTGCTGGGCCTGCCGCTGGGCAGCACCCGCATGCTCGGCCACGCCTGCATGCTGAACTGGCTGGGGGCGATGCCCGATCCGCTGCCGGTGCTGGGCCAGGCCAGCGGCCATTGGCATGACTACGGCAAGCAGCCGCGCGAAGGCCGCAAGGTCGGCCACGCCACGCTGCGCGACGACGATGCCGCTGCACTGGCAGACGCGCTGGAGCAGGTCGGGCTGGAGCTGGACCGGCAGGCGCAGGTGGCGCCGGCGGTGCACGCGCTGCGCCACCGCTGA
- a CDS encoding glutathione S-transferase N-terminal domain-containing protein — MAASVRMRNTLTLFSSNDDVLCHRVRLVLAAKGVSFDFVPVDPQNPPEDLIDLNPYHSVPTLVERELVLYAASVVSEYLDERYPHPPLMPVDPLSRARIRLAMLRIEHDWVPQVQAIQLGNKTQAEAGRKRLKELLTASLPLFKASKFFLNPEMSLADCAMAPIIWRLQSLDVPLPKDGKAIEDYGNRIFRHPGFVRSLTDQEKKLRDLPV; from the coding sequence ATGGCGGCGAGCGTACGCATGCGCAATACACTGACGCTGTTTTCCTCGAACGACGACGTACTGTGCCACCGCGTACGCCTGGTGCTGGCGGCCAAGGGGGTGTCTTTCGATTTCGTTCCGGTCGATCCGCAGAATCCGCCTGAAGACCTGATCGACCTCAATCCCTATCACTCGGTGCCGACCCTGGTCGAGCGGGAGCTGGTGCTGTACGCCGCGTCGGTGGTCAGCGAGTACCTGGACGAGCGCTACCCGCATCCGCCGCTGATGCCGGTCGATCCGCTTTCGCGTGCGCGCATCCGCCTGGCGATGCTGCGCATCGAGCACGACTGGGTGCCACAGGTGCAGGCCATCCAGCTGGGCAACAAGACCCAGGCCGAGGCCGGGCGCAAGCGCCTGAAGGAGCTGCTGACCGCGTCGTTGCCGCTGTTCAAGGCCAGCAAGTTCTTCCTCAATCCGGAAATGAGCCTGGCCGACTGCGCGATGGCGCCGATCATCTGGCGCCTGCAGTCGCTGGATGTGCCGCTGCCGAAGGACGGCAAGGCGATCGAAGACTACGGCAACCGCATCTTCCGCCACCCGGGGTTCGTCCGCAGCCTGACCGACCAGGAAAAGAAGCTGCGCGACCTGCCGGTCTGA
- the grxD gene encoding Grx4 family monothiol glutaredoxin: MAVMQQIQAEVDRYPLVLFMKGSPQYPMCGFSSRAVQALMAAGAVTLRTVNVLEEPEIRANLPRFSNLPTFPQLFINGELIGGCDIVMELFESGELKRIVEEATQG; the protein is encoded by the coding sequence GTGGCGGTAATGCAGCAAATCCAGGCCGAGGTCGATCGTTACCCGCTCGTGTTGTTCATGAAGGGCTCTCCGCAGTACCCGATGTGCGGCTTTTCCAGCCGCGCCGTGCAGGCATTGATGGCCGCCGGTGCCGTGACCCTGCGCACCGTCAACGTGCTCGAAGAGCCGGAGATCCGTGCCAACCTGCCGCGCTTCTCCAATCTTCCAACCTTCCCGCAGCTGTTCATCAACGGCGAGCTGATCGGCGGCTGCGACATCGTCATGGAGCTGTTCGAATCCGGCGAGCTCAAGCGCATCGTCGAAGAGGCCACGCAGGGATGA
- a CDS encoding DUF3301 domain-containing protein yields MPTLLLLLIAGGIIYFFWNAARSAAERAVELGRNACRAADVQWLDQAVHATGLRLSRGEDGRLGFERTFKFEYSYDGIDRHVGRMVLRGDQLISFTGPGAARISQIRPDVDDAEDV; encoded by the coding sequence ATGCCTACCCTGCTGCTGTTGCTGATTGCCGGCGGAATCATCTACTTCTTCTGGAACGCGGCACGTTCGGCCGCTGAGCGCGCCGTCGAACTGGGCCGCAATGCCTGCCGCGCCGCCGATGTGCAGTGGCTGGACCAGGCGGTGCACGCCACCGGCCTGCGCCTGTCGCGCGGCGAGGATGGCCGGCTCGGCTTCGAGCGCACCTTCAAGTTCGAGTATTCCTACGACGGCATCGATCGCCACGTGGGCCGCATGGTGCTGCGCGGCGACCAGCTGATTTCATTCACAGGGCCGGGCGCGGCGCGGATCAGCCAGATCCGGCCGGATGTGGATGATGCCGAGGATGTGTAA